TCCGCGCCAGGCTGGTGGGTCAGGACGCGCGCCTGGAGGAAGCATCCGCCGACCTCTACGCGAAGCCCTTCACGACCTTCCGACGGGTCACGCTCGCGCTGGCGATGCCCGCGGTGCTCGCCGGGTTCCTGCTCGCCTTCACGCTGAGCCTCGACAACACGATCGTCGCCGCGTTCGTGCAGGTGTCGGGCACGACGCCGTGGCCGGTGTACGTGCTCAGCGCGCTGCGCACCGGTCTTCGGCCCGAGATCGCGGCCGTGTCGACGATCATGCTCCTGCTCACGCTCGTCGCCCTCGCGCTCGTCGCGCTGGTGCTCAAGCGCGCCGGAGACTCCGCGACGCAGATCGCCCGCACGATGACCGGCGGCTGATCGCCGGTCATCCGCACCACGGCCGAGCCGCGGCATCCGTCCCCGATCGCGAAGGTTCCTCCATGCCGTACGCCGACCTCGTCTTCACGGGCGGACCCGTCTTCACCGCCGACGCCGTTCGCTCGCGCGCCCGGACGGTGGCGGTGAAGGACGGGCGGATCGTGGCCGTGACGGGCGACGACTTCGCGCACTTCGTCGGACCCAGGACCGAGCTGGTGGACCTGCGAGGACGGATGCTGCTTCCCGGCTTCCAGGACGCGCACGTGCACCCGGTGTGGGGCGGGCTCGACATGCTGCGGTGCGACCTCGCCGAGTACGGCACGGCGGACGAGTACCTCGAGGCGATCGCGGGGTACGTCGCCGCGCATCCCGACGACGAGTGGATCCTGGGCGGCGGGTGGCAGATGTCGGCCTTCCCCGGCGGCACGCCGACCGCGGCGGCGCTCGACGCCGTCGTCCCCGATCGACCGGCGTTCTTCCCGAACCGCGACGGCCACGGCGCGTGGGTCAACTCGGCCGCGCTCCGCCTCGCCGGGATCGACAAGCGCACGCCCGACCCGGCCGACGGGCGGATAGAGCGCGACGCCGACGGCTCCCCCTCCGGCACCCTCCACGAGGGCGCGATGGGCCTGGTCAACCGGCTGCTCCCCGAGGAGCCGCTGGAGCGCCTCACCGAGGCGCTCCTCGTCGGCCAGCGATACCTGCACTCCTTCGGCATCACCGCCTGGCAGGATGCCATCGTCGGATCGTACGGGGATGCCGGCGACCCCGGCCCGGCGTACCTGAAGGCAGCGGCGGACGGGACCCTGACGGCCCGCGTGGTCGGCGCGATCTGGTGGGACCGCACGAAGGGCCTCGAGCAGATCCCGTCGCTCCTCGACCGTCGCGAGCGCTATCGCGGCGGGCGCTTCGCGGCGACCTCGGTCAAGATCATGCAGGACGGCGTCGCCGAGAACTTCACGGCCTCGATGCTCGAGCCCTACTGCGACGGACACGGCCATTTCACCGACAACTCGGGCATCTCCTTCGTCCCGCCCGAGGTGCTGAACGAGGCGGTGCCGATGCTGGACGCCGAAGGGTTCCAGGTGCACTTCCACGCCATCGGCGACCGGGCGGTGCGCGAGTGCCTCGACGCCGTCGAGCACGCGATCGACCGCAATGGCCGCGGCGATAATCGCCACCACATCGCGCACATCCAGGTGGTGCATCCCGATGACATCGGGCGGTTCCGCGAACTCGGCGTCGCCGCGAACATGCAGTCGCTGTGGGCGGCACTCGAGCCGCAGATGGTGGACCTCACCCTGCCGTTCCTGGGCGAGCCGCGCAGCGCGTGGCAGTACCCCTTCGGCGACCTGCTGCGCGCCGGCGCGGTGCTCGCGGCGGGCAGCGATTGGTCGGTGTCGACACCCGACCCGCTGGCGGCGATCCACGTCGCCGTGAACCGCCGGTCGGCGCCGGGTCACGAGGAGGGCGAGTACGACGCGTTCCTTCCCGAGCAGGCCATCGATCTCGCCACCTCGCTGACGGCCTACACGGCCGGATCCGCGTGGGTGAACCACCTCGAGCACACCACCGGCACGATCGAGGCGGGCAAGTTCGCCGACCTCGTCGTCCTCGACCGCGACCCCTTCGCGCGCCCGGCCGAGGAGATCGGCGCGACGCGGGTGCTGCAGACCTTCGTCGAGGGCGACCGCGTGTACGCGGCGCCCGACGCCTAGCGCGGCATCCGTCCCTTCCGCCCCTCCCCGCCCGCCCCTCCCGCCCGCCCCTCCCCTCCCCTTCCGTTTGTGCGGGCGAATGTGCGCTGCGCCTTGTGGCCAGGCGCACATTCGCCCGCACAAACGGACGGGGGTCGCACAGGGCGTCCGGGCGACGGAAGGATTCGCGACACCGGGGGCTCCCACGTCGAGCGCCCGGCGGCCATGATCGAATCACCCGACCTGACAGGGAAGTGATATCCGTGGGCACGACCGTCTTCGAACGACAGCGGCCGGCAGCATCCGTCATCCGTCACGCGCTGGCGGACACCGCGCATTCGGTGTTCTGGCGCGACGACCTTCCGCCCGAGCTCCTGCCCGACCGGCCCCCGCTCGCCGGCGCGCACCGCGCCGACCTCGTGATCGTCGGCGCCGGCTACACCGGGCTGTGGACGGCGCTGCTCGCGAGCGAGCGGGACCCCGGCGCGCGGATCGTCGTCGTCGAGGCTCAGCGGGTCGGCTGGGCGGCATCGGGCCGCAACGGCGGATTCTGCGAGGCGAGCCTCACGCACGGCCACGAGAACGGCATGGCGCGCTGGCCAAAGGAGATGCCCACGCTCGATCGCCTCGGGCTCGCCAACCTCGACGCGATCGAGGCATCCGAGGCGCAGTACGGCATGGACTTCCACTTCGAGCGCACCGGCCAGTTCGCGCCGGCCGTCGAGCCGCACCAGGTCGAGTGGCTGCGGGAGTGGGCCGCCGAGGGCGAGGACGGCGTCGTCTATCTCGATCAGGCCGAGGCACAGGCATCCGTCAACTCGCCCACCTATCTCGCCGCCGTGTGGGAGAAGAACGCCTGCGGGATGCTGCACCCTGCCCGTCTCGCCGCGGAACTCGCCCGGGTGTGCGAGGAGCGCGGCGTCGAGATCTTCGAGCGCACGCACGTGACGGGACTCGAAACCCCCGGCCCGACCGGCGTATCCGTCGTGACGGATGCAGGTCGCGTCGACGCCGGCCGCGCCGTGCTCGCGACGAACGTGTTCCCGTCGCTCATCAAGCGCAACCGACTGATGACCGTGCCGGTGTACGACTACGTGCTCATGACCGAGCCGCTCACCGACGCGCAACTCGCCTCGATCGGCTGGGGCGACCGGCAGGGCATCGGCGACATGGCCAACCAGTTCCATTACTACCGGATCTCGAAGGACAACCGGATCCTCTTCGGCGGCTACGACGCGATCTACCACTACGGCCGCAAGGTGCGCCCCGAGTACGAGAACCGCCCCGAGACGTGGGAGACGCTGGCGAACCACTTCTTCACCACCTTCCCGCAGCTCGAGGGCCTGCGCTTCACGCATCAGTGGGCGGGCGCGATCGACACCTCGACGCAGTTCACCGCGTTCTTCGGCACCGCTCGCGACCGGCGCGTCGCGTACGCGGCCGGCTTCACGGGTCTCGGCGTCGGCTCGACGCGCTTCGCCGGCGATGTGATGCTCGACCTGCTCGACGGCGTCTCGAACGAGCGGACCGAGCTCGAGATGGTGCGCAAGCGGCCCCTCCCCTTCCCGCCCGAGCCGGCGGCGGCGATGGGCATCAACGCCACGCGCTGGTCGCTCGACCGCGCCGACCACAACCTCGGCAGGCGCAACCTGCTCCTCAAGACGCTCGACGCGCTCGGTCTGGGGTTCGACTCGTGAGCCCGCTCGCGCCGGGTGCGGGAACGGATGCCGCATCCCTCGACCTCGCGCTCGCCCCGGTGCCCGCCGAGCAGGTCGTTGTGGGCGCACCGCGGGCCGGCGCCGTCGAGCTCGGCGAGCTCGGCGGCGTCGAGATCGGCGTCTGGGAGCACACCCCCGGCGTCTCGACCGACGTCGAGGCGGACGAGGTCTTCGTCGTGCTGTCGGGCGCGGCCACCGTGTCGTTCGACGACTCGGCGCTGCCCGACCTCGAGCTGCGCGCGGGCTCGGTCGCGCGTCTCACCGCCGGCATGCGCACGACCTGGACCGTGCGCGAGACGCTGCGCAAGATCTATCTCGCGCCGTAGGCCCCGGGGCGAGCCCGCCGAGTCGCCAGAACACGCCGAAGCGGGTACCCGCCCGCCGGCGTGTCTTGGCGACTCGAGGCCGTAACGAGCGCGCGCGAGGTCAGCGGCCGGCGCTGCGGCGCACGAGCAGCGCGAGGTGCAGCGCGGTTTGCGTCTCGCCGTCGTCGAGGTCGGCCCCCAGCAGCTCCTCGATGAGCGCGATGCGCTGGTAGAACACCGAGCGCGAGAGGTGCGAAGCGGATGCCGCGGCCGTGCGATTGCCCGGATGCGCGAGCATCGCCTCGAGCACGTCGAGCAGGTCGCCCGCGCGCGTCAGATCGTGCACGATCAAGGGTGCCAGCATCCGCTCGCCGTGCTCCAGCACGCGGTGGTCGTCGCGCAGCGCCGTCACCAGCTGCACCAGCGGGCGGTTCTCGGCCCGGCGCAGGTGTGGTCCCTTGGCGCTTCGGCGGCGGCGTCCGCGCGCGAGGTCGACGGCGTCGTGGAGCGAGGCGAGGGCCGCGTCGAGTCCCTCGGCCGCACGGCCGACCGACACGGTGAAGCGGTCCGCGTCGGTGCCGGGCTCGACGAGCGAACCCGCGAAGGCGATCGCCGCCTCGTCGTCGAACACGGTGTCGGCGGGGAGCGAGAGGAGCATCGCCGTGGCGGGAGCGACGACGCCGTCCGGCGCCGAGCCGGCGAGGGCCCGGCCGCGAAGGGCGCGGGCCGCGGCATCCGCTCGCTCCGCGGGCACCGCAGCGCCCGATGCCACGATGCCGTACAGCCGCGCGCCGCGCAGCGGGAGACCCGCCGCCTCGAGCCGGGCGGCGGCACCGCCCGCACCGGCGAACCGGCCGGCGAGGAGGCCGTCGACCAGGCGGCGACGTCCGACCCGTCCCCATTCGTCGGACTCGCCGTCCGCGAGGCGTCCGACCGCGAGCGCGATGGCGCCCTGTTCGAGCACGGCGGTGCGTCCCGCCGGATGGTCGGGCCCGGGAAGCGCGATCAGGTTGCCCCAGCGCACTCCGCGCGCTTCGACCGGCACGATCAGCCAGTCGTCGGCACCGGGCGCCGCCCCGCGCTCGCGCCGCTGCTCGGACCGGCGATGGGCGGACCGCGAGCGCAGCTCCCATTCGGTGAAGAGCTCCTCCTCGAGTGCGAGCGGCACTTCGGCGGCGACGACCTCGTGCCCGAGGTTCTCGAGGATCACGGGAGCGCCGAGCGTCTGCGCGAGTTGATGCACGATGAAGTCGGCGGGCGAGCCGCGCAGCACCAGCGCAGTGAAGCGCTCGCGCACCTCGTCGCGCGAACGCAGCGCGTCGCTCTGGCCCGTGATGATGCGCCCGTGCACGGCCTCGGTGATCGTGATGAACTTCAGCTCGCGGTGCAGGACGATCAGCGCCAGATTGCGCTCGCGCGCGGCCTCGACGACCACGGCGGGCACGTAGCGGTAGTGGGTGCCGAGCTCGAGGATCAGCCCCGAGAGGCCGGCGTCGTCGAGCTCGCCGATGAAGCGTCGCAGGTCGGCGGGATCGGCCGGCCACGACGATCCGGTCGAGAGCAGGAGCTCGCCGCCGTCGAGGAGGCGGGCCACTCCGGCGTTGTCGGAGACATGCAGCCAGCGCACCCGCGCGTCGAGCGCGTCGTCGCCGACGAGGACCTCGGGAACACCCTGGACGACCGCATCGAGCGAGATCACCTCCCGCACGGTGGGGAGGGTCTCGAGGGCGGATCCGGCGACCAGACGATCCGTCTGGATCGCTCGATCTTCGCGACGGTCGGGCACCGTGGCACCAACTTCTGCTCTGACAAACTGGGCGCACTCAGCCTAAACCATCCCCGGTCGATTTGTCCGGACGAGTCTCTGGGAGCACCCCATGATCCCGACGAACCGCGCGTCTCGGAGCCCCCGGTGACGGACGTCCTGGCGCGCCCGACCGCTGACGCCGGCGCAGACGGCCCCGGGCGCCCCCTCCCCGACCTCGAGTCCGATGCGCGCATCCGGGCGGACGACCGCGGTCACGTGTTCCACTCGTGGAGCGCACAGGCCGTCATCGATCCGCTGCCCGTGGCGGCCGGAGCAGGCTCGACGTTCTGGGATTACGCCGGGAACGCGTACCTCGATTTCAGCTCGCAGCTGGTCAACCTGAACCTCGGGCACCAGCATCCGGATCTCGTCGCCGCGATCCAGCGGCAGGCCGGACGCCTGGCGACCATCCAGCCGTCCATGGCCAACGACGTGCGCGGCGAGCTGGCACGGCGGATCGCCGCTGTCGCGGGCGACGGCTTCGAGAAGGTGTTCTTCACCAACGGCGGCGCCGATGCGAACGAGAACGCCGTGCGCATGGCGCGACTCGTGACCGGTCGCCGCAAGGTGCTCTCGATGTACCGCAGCTACCACGGCAGCACCGGGGCGGCCATCGCGCTCACCGGCGACCCGCGCCGATGGCCGAACGAGCCCGCCGACGGCTCGACGGCGAAGTTCTTCGGCCCCTACCCGTACCGCTCGGCGTTCCACTCCTCCTCGCCCGAAGAGGAGAGCCGGCGCGCGCTGGAGCACCTCGAGCAGACGATCGTCCTCGAGGGCGCGAGCACCATCGCCGCGATCGTGATCGAGACGATCGTCGGCACGAACGGCGTGCTCGTGCCTCCGCCCGGCTACCTCGCCGGTGTACGCGAGCTCTGCGATCGCTTCGGGATCGTCTACATCGCCGACGAGGTCATGGTCGGGTTCGGGCGCGTGGGCGAGTGGTTCGCGTTCCAGGCGTTCGACGTGCAACCCGACCTGATCACCTTCGCGAAGGGCGTCAACTCGGGGTACGTGCCGCTCGGCGGCGTCGTCATCTCCGACCGGATCGCGGCGCACTTCGACACCCTGCCGTTCCCCGGCGGACTCACCTACTCCGGGCATCCGCTGGCGTGCGCGGCCGGAGTCACGACCTTCGAGGTCTTCGAGCGCGACGGCATCCTCGAGCGCGTCCGCGACCTCGGCGCGCGCGTCGTCGAGCCACGCCTGCACGACATCGCGTCGCGGCATCCGTCCGTCGGAGACGTCCGCGGCAGGGGCCTGTTCTGGGCGATCGAGCTCGTGAGCGACCGCGAGACCCGCGAGCCGCTCGTGCCGTTCAATGCGAGCGGACCGGATGCCGCGCCCGTCGCCGCCGTCGCCGCCGCGTGCAAGCGCGACGGCGTGTGGCCCTTCACCCACTTCAACCGGGTGCATGTGGCACCGCCGCTCGTGATCGGCGAGGACGACCTGCTGCGCGGGCTCGACGTGATCGACCGCGCCCTTTCGCACGCCGACGCGTACGTCCGCTGAGCCCCGGCGACGTCCCGCCCACCGGGGGCAATCCGCCGAGTAGCCCGGCTCCGAACAAAAAGCAACCCCGTGCATCCGAGGCATCCGATGCGCGGGAATGAATAGAGAGCAACTGAGGTTATTCCTGTACTCAGCGCAATCAGGTGCTGCAGGAGGGGACTGTGGGTAAGAACTACGTCGACATCGAGAACGACCGCGGAGAGATGCTGCGCTACCGCAAGCACACCAACGGTCGCGGCCTGATCGCGCATGGCGCGAAGGTGCACCCCAGCGCCGTCGTCGAAGCCGGGGCGTACGTCGAGCCGGGCGTGCAGATCGCGGCCGGCGTTCACGTCGGCCGCGGGGCATGGGTGGAATCGGATGCCGTCATCGGCCCCGACGCCGACATCGCTCCGCACGCGCACATCGGACCGCGCGCCGCCATCGGCGCCGGAGCGAAGATCGGCGTGCGCACGCACGTCGGCAGCGAGGCGCGGGTGGCCGTGGGCTCCCTCATCGGCGACGACGAGACGATCGGCGACGGCGAGCGCGTCGCGACCGATCCGCGCGGACTCCGCCTGGCCGCCTAGTCACCCTGCCACCGCGCTAGGGTGGCGCGAATGAGGCGCGGGGTGTGGGCGGCGGCCGTGGTGCTCGGCGCCGCGGCCCTGATCGCCGTCGCCATCTGGGTCTCCCAGTCCATCGACGAACCCGGGGATGCCGCGCCCGGGCCCTCCGCGACAGCGGCGCCCGACGGTCCGGCCGCACCCGAGCGGCCAGCCGCCGCCTTCCCGCTCACGGTGCTGTACGTGTACGACGGCGACACGATCCAGGCGCGGATGCAGCAGCCCAACGACGTCGTCACAACGGCGAATCCGATCCGGATCCGGCTGATCGGCGTCGACACCCCCGAGGGGACTCCGACCACGGAGTGCTGGGCCGACGAGGCGCGCGCCCATCTCGCGCAGCTGCTCCCCGAGGGCTCGACCGTCTGGGCCGCGCCCGACCGCGACACCTGGGACGACTACGACCGCCGTCTGTTCAACCTCTGGACCGAGAACGGCGCCTTCGTGAACCTCGAGCTCGTCGCCGCCGGAGACGCCGAGGCGATCCGCGTGCGGCCCAACGTCGCGTTCTACGACCTGCTCGCGAGTGCGCAGGCCGAGGCCGAGGCATCCGGAGCCGGACGCTGGGGCGCGTGCGACTGAGCGCTACGCGAAGAGGAAGAGCACGAAGCCGATCAGCGGCAGGGTTCCCTGGGTCGCCGCAGCACGCAGGTACTTCGCCCCCGTCGTGATCAGCACGAGCGCGGCCGCGACCATCGAGCCGAGCGAGAACAGCACGAGCGCGAGTCCCGCCGCGCGCAGCGCGGAGTCCTCACCGCCCGCCAGGTAGAGCACCAGGCCGATCGCGGTGCCGATCGCGAGGAAGAGGTTGTAGAAGCCCTGGTTGTAGGCCATGGGCTTGGTGATGTCGGCCGCGGTCTGGTCGGGCAGGCCGAAGCGCTTCCAGATGCGGGGCTGCGACCACTGCACGCTCTCCATCACGAAGATGTAGACGTGGAGCAGCGCGGCGAGCGCGGCGAAGAGTGTGGCGAGGATCGCGACCATGAGCGAACGATAGCGCCCGGCTACGCTGAGGCCTATGACGAAGGGCGGCGGTTCGCACCCGCGAAAGGGCGGAAAGGGACGGGATGCCGCCTCCGGCCGTCCCGCGGGCAAGCGGCCCTCCCCCGGGAAGTCGCAGCCGAAGTCGCAGCCGAAGCGCACCCCGCGTCCGTCGCCCGCGCCGTCGCCCGAGCCCCCCGCCCCACCCGCCGAGCGCTTCGTGCTCGGTGCGATCCCCGGTGCGACGCCCGGCAAGTGGATCGACCTGTGGAACGAGCGGATGCCGCACACGGCCCTCGAGCTGATCCCGCTCGCCGTGCCCGATCAGCGCCGCGCTCTCCTCGAGGGCGAGGTCGACGCGGCGCTCGTGAGGCTGCCGCTGGACCGCGCCGACCTCCATGTCATCGCGCTGTACGACGAGGTGCCCGTCGTCGTGACGGCCGCGGACTCCGCTCTGACGGTGGCCGACGAACTCGATCTCGCCGATCTCGAGGGCGAGATCGTGATCGTGCCGGGGGACGACGTGCTCGGGCTCGAGGTTCCCGGCGCGGTCGCGCCGTCCTTCGCTCCCCCGGCCGACACGGCCGAGGCGATCGCGACCGTGGCGGCGGGCGTCGGCGCGGTGATCGTGCCGATGTCGCTGGCGCGCCTGCACCGCCGCAAGGATGCCGACTACCGGCCGCTGCGCGACGGCCCGATCTCGTCGGTCGCCCTGGCGTGGGTGGCCGACCGCACGACCCCCGAGGTGGAGGCGTTCGTCGGCATCGTCCGCGGCCGCACCTCGAACTCGTCGCGCTGATCGCATCTCGGGTGCTTCTGCCGGGCGCGGCCCGCTCTGGACAAGAAGGTCCGCACAGACGA
This window of the Microbacterium sp. SSM24 genome carries:
- a CDS encoding amidohydrolase, which produces MPYADLVFTGGPVFTADAVRSRARTVAVKDGRIVAVTGDDFAHFVGPRTELVDLRGRMLLPGFQDAHVHPVWGGLDMLRCDLAEYGTADEYLEAIAGYVAAHPDDEWILGGGWQMSAFPGGTPTAAALDAVVPDRPAFFPNRDGHGAWVNSAALRLAGIDKRTPDPADGRIERDADGSPSGTLHEGAMGLVNRLLPEEPLERLTEALLVGQRYLHSFGITAWQDAIVGSYGDAGDPGPAYLKAAADGTLTARVVGAIWWDRTKGLEQIPSLLDRRERYRGGRFAATSVKIMQDGVAENFTASMLEPYCDGHGHFTDNSGISFVPPEVLNEAVPMLDAEGFQVHFHAIGDRAVRECLDAVEHAIDRNGRGDNRHHIAHIQVVHPDDIGRFRELGVAANMQSLWAALEPQMVDLTLPFLGEPRSAWQYPFGDLLRAGAVLAAGSDWSVSTPDPLAAIHVAVNRRSAPGHEEGEYDAFLPEQAIDLATSLTAYTAGSAWVNHLEHTTGTIEAGKFADLVVLDRDPFARPAEEIGATRVLQTFVEGDRVYAAPDA
- a CDS encoding NAD(P)/FAD-dependent oxidoreductase translates to MGTTVFERQRPAASVIRHALADTAHSVFWRDDLPPELLPDRPPLAGAHRADLVIVGAGYTGLWTALLASERDPGARIVVVEAQRVGWAASGRNGGFCEASLTHGHENGMARWPKEMPTLDRLGLANLDAIEASEAQYGMDFHFERTGQFAPAVEPHQVEWLREWAAEGEDGVVYLDQAEAQASVNSPTYLAAVWEKNACGMLHPARLAAELARVCEERGVEIFERTHVTGLETPGPTGVSVVTDAGRVDAGRAVLATNVFPSLIKRNRLMTVPVYDYVLMTEPLTDAQLASIGWGDRQGIGDMANQFHYYRISKDNRILFGGYDAIYHYGRKVRPEYENRPETWETLANHFFTTFPQLEGLRFTHQWAGAIDTSTQFTAFFGTARDRRVAYAAGFTGLGVGSTRFAGDVMLDLLDGVSNERTELEMVRKRPLPFPPEPAAAMGINATRWSLDRADHNLGRRNLLLKTLDALGLGFDS
- a CDS encoding cupin domain-containing protein, translating into MSPLAPGAGTDAASLDLALAPVPAEQVVVGAPRAGAVELGELGGVEIGVWEHTPGVSTDVEADEVFVVLSGAATVSFDDSALPDLELRAGSVARLTAGMRTTWTVRETLRKIYLAP
- a CDS encoding PucR family transcriptional regulator: MPDRREDRAIQTDRLVAGSALETLPTVREVISLDAVVQGVPEVLVGDDALDARVRWLHVSDNAGVARLLDGGELLLSTGSSWPADPADLRRFIGELDDAGLSGLILELGTHYRYVPAVVVEAARERNLALIVLHRELKFITITEAVHGRIITGQSDALRSRDEVRERFTALVLRGSPADFIVHQLAQTLGAPVILENLGHEVVAAEVPLALEEELFTEWELRSRSAHRRSEQRRERGAAPGADDWLIVPVEARGVRWGNLIALPGPDHPAGRTAVLEQGAIALAVGRLADGESDEWGRVGRRRLVDGLLAGRFAGAGGAAARLEAAGLPLRGARLYGIVASGAAVPAERADAAARALRGRALAGSAPDGVVAPATAMLLSLPADTVFDDEAAIAFAGSLVEPGTDADRFTVSVGRAAEGLDAALASLHDAVDLARGRRRRSAKGPHLRRAENRPLVQLVTALRDDHRVLEHGERMLAPLIVHDLTRAGDLLDVLEAMLAHPGNRTAAASASHLSRSVFYQRIALIEELLGADLDDGETQTALHLALLVRRSAGR
- a CDS encoding aspartate aminotransferase family protein, giving the protein MTDVLARPTADAGADGPGRPLPDLESDARIRADDRGHVFHSWSAQAVIDPLPVAAGAGSTFWDYAGNAYLDFSSQLVNLNLGHQHPDLVAAIQRQAGRLATIQPSMANDVRGELARRIAAVAGDGFEKVFFTNGGADANENAVRMARLVTGRRKVLSMYRSYHGSTGAAIALTGDPRRWPNEPADGSTAKFFGPYPYRSAFHSSSPEEESRRALEHLEQTIVLEGASTIAAIVIETIVGTNGVLVPPPGYLAGVRELCDRFGIVYIADEVMVGFGRVGEWFAFQAFDVQPDLITFAKGVNSGYVPLGGVVISDRIAAHFDTLPFPGGLTYSGHPLACAAGVTTFEVFERDGILERVRDLGARVVEPRLHDIASRHPSVGDVRGRGLFWAIELVSDRETREPLVPFNASGPDAAPVAAVAAACKRDGVWPFTHFNRVHVAPPLVIGEDDLLRGLDVIDRALSHADAYVR
- a CDS encoding transferase encodes the protein MGKNYVDIENDRGEMLRYRKHTNGRGLIAHGAKVHPSAVVEAGAYVEPGVQIAAGVHVGRGAWVESDAVIGPDADIAPHAHIGPRAAIGAGAKIGVRTHVGSEARVAVGSLIGDDETIGDGERVATDPRGLRLAA
- a CDS encoding thermonuclease family protein, with amino-acid sequence MRRGVWAAAVVLGAAALIAVAIWVSQSIDEPGDAAPGPSATAAPDGPAAPERPAAAFPLTVLYVYDGDTIQARMQQPNDVVTTANPIRIRLIGVDTPEGTPTTECWADEARAHLAQLLPEGSTVWAAPDRDTWDDYDRRLFNLWTENGAFVNLELVAAGDAEAIRVRPNVAFYDLLASAQAEAEASGAGRWGACD
- a CDS encoding DUF1304 domain-containing protein, coding for MVAILATLFAALAALLHVYIFVMESVQWSQPRIWKRFGLPDQTAADITKPMAYNQGFYNLFLAIGTAIGLVLYLAGGEDSALRAAGLALVLFSLGSMVAAALVLITTGAKYLRAAATQGTLPLIGFVLFLFA
- a CDS encoding LysR family substrate-binding domain-containing protein, with protein sequence MTKGGGSHPRKGGKGRDAASGRPAGKRPSPGKSQPKSQPKRTPRPSPAPSPEPPAPPAERFVLGAIPGATPGKWIDLWNERMPHTALELIPLAVPDQRRALLEGEVDAALVRLPLDRADLHVIALYDEVPVVVTAADSALTVADELDLADLEGEIVIVPGDDVLGLEVPGAVAPSFAPPADTAEAIATVAAGVGAVIVPMSLARLHRRKDADYRPLRDGPISSVALAWVADRTTPEVEAFVGIVRGRTSNSSR